Proteins encoded within one genomic window of Glaciimonas sp. PCH181:
- a CDS encoding murein transglycosylase A has product MSFKRISLPVSALPIALIVLSIAGCSTSPSLTTPTAPEKKPPPISSSVPLPNIQAPPGTLRASSFAALPGWKNDDVRQAMPAFLTSCTTMVRRADWTEPCNLARNVDAGNESAVRAFFEAFFTPYQVVNADGTDNGLVTGYYEPLLRGARKRGGAYQTPLYRAPDDLLTIDLATIYPELKGLRLRGRLVGNRVVPYPNRAELDKTGSLTGKEIVWVDDPVDAFFLQVQGSGRVQMTNGEILRVAYADQNGYPYKSIGRYLIDKGELTLAQASAQGIKAWLAANPSRQQELLNSNPSYVFFKEEKVLDPNQGPKGAQGVPLTPQRSIAVDPHFIPLGVPVFLATTYPNSAKNLQQLMVAQDTGGAIKGAVRADLFWGFGNEAGEKAGRMKQRGAMWVLLPKLSNVAGR; this is encoded by the coding sequence ATGTCATTCAAGCGCATAAGTCTACCTGTTTCAGCCTTACCTATCGCCCTCATCGTCCTCAGTATTGCAGGTTGCTCTACTTCTCCGTCGTTGACAACGCCGACGGCGCCCGAGAAAAAACCTCCTCCGATTAGTTCATCTGTTCCGTTGCCAAATATTCAAGCGCCGCCTGGTACGCTGCGGGCGAGTTCTTTTGCGGCACTGCCTGGTTGGAAAAACGACGACGTGCGTCAGGCGATGCCCGCTTTTTTAACCTCTTGTACAACGATGGTCAGACGCGCTGACTGGACTGAGCCATGTAATCTGGCGCGGAATGTTGATGCAGGCAATGAAAGCGCAGTGAGAGCTTTCTTCGAAGCATTTTTTACGCCTTATCAGGTAGTGAATGCAGACGGCACTGACAATGGCTTGGTGACGGGCTATTACGAACCACTATTACGCGGGGCGCGCAAACGCGGTGGCGCTTATCAAACACCTTTATATAGGGCACCGGATGATTTGCTGACGATAGATTTGGCGACCATTTACCCGGAGCTTAAAGGCTTGCGTTTGCGGGGGCGGCTAGTTGGAAACCGGGTGGTGCCGTATCCGAATCGGGCTGAGCTGGATAAAACGGGTAGTTTGACGGGTAAAGAAATTGTTTGGGTCGATGATCCGGTCGATGCTTTTTTTCTGCAAGTGCAAGGTTCTGGCAGGGTCCAGATGACGAATGGCGAGATTTTACGCGTGGCGTATGCCGACCAAAATGGCTATCCTTATAAGTCGATTGGACGTTATCTGATTGATAAGGGCGAGTTGACGTTGGCGCAGGCTTCCGCGCAAGGGATCAAAGCATGGCTGGCAGCGAATCCATCGCGTCAGCAGGAATTGTTAAATTCGAATCCAAGTTACGTCTTCTTTAAAGAAGAAAAAGTGCTGGACCCGAACCAAGGACCGAAAGGTGCGCAGGGCGTACCGTTGACCCCGCAGCGTTCAATTGCAGTAGATCCGCATTTTATTCCGTTAGGGGTGCCAGTATTCTTGGCGACGACCTATCCGAACAGTGCAAAAAATCTACAACAGTTAATGGTGGCGCAGGATACCGGTGGGGCGATTAAGGGAGCGGTGCGTGCCGATTTGTTTTGGGGATTTGGTAATGAGGCGGGCGAGAAGGCCGGAAGGATGAAGCAACGCGGTGCAATGTGGGTATTATTACCAAAATTGTCTAACGTCGCTGGGCGTTAA
- the apaG gene encoding Co2+/Mg2+ efflux protein ApaG: MAAYEFTVTVKTQYLEEQSEPERNHYVFAYAITIKNTGQVAAQLISRHWVITDADNTVQEVRGLGVIGHQPLLQPGENFEYTSGTSLATPQGSMFGEFFCVAEDGEQFESRIPEFVLSLPRTLH, encoded by the coding sequence ATGGCTGCTTATGAATTTACGGTTACGGTAAAAACGCAATATCTGGAAGAGCAATCTGAGCCAGAGCGGAATCATTATGTTTTTGCTTACGCAATCACCATAAAAAACACTGGTCAGGTGGCAGCGCAATTAATTTCGCGGCATTGGGTAATCACCGACGCGGACAATACTGTGCAGGAAGTGCGTGGATTAGGCGTCATTGGCCATCAGCCATTGCTGCAACCGGGCGAAAATTTCGAATATACCAGCGGCACTTCGTTGGCCACGCCGCAAGGCTCGATGTTTGGTGAGTTTTTCTGCGTTGCAGAAGATGGCGAACAGTTTGAGTCGCGCATCCCTGAATTCGTTTTGTCGTTGCCGCGGACGTTGCATTAA
- the rpe gene encoding ribulose-phosphate 3-epimerase, producing the protein MPTYRIAPSILSADFARLGEEVRNVVSAGADMIHFDVMDNHYVPNLTIGPLVCEAIRPHVQVPIDVHLMVKPVDRIIPDFAKAGANIITFHPEASEHIDRSLQLIRDHGCKAGLVFNPGTPLDFLDHVMDKLDIILIMSVNPGFGGQSFIPEALRKIAIVRRLIDDSGRDILLEVDGGIKIDNIAAAAAAGADTFVAGSAIFGKPDYKAVIDAMRDELVKVCR; encoded by the coding sequence ATACCAACCTATCGTATTGCCCCAAGCATTTTATCTGCCGATTTCGCCCGTCTCGGCGAAGAAGTCCGCAACGTGGTCAGTGCCGGGGCCGATATGATCCACTTTGACGTCATGGATAACCATTACGTTCCCAACCTGACCATCGGCCCGCTAGTATGCGAAGCAATTCGTCCCCACGTCCAAGTGCCTATTGACGTGCATCTGATGGTCAAACCGGTAGATCGCATCATTCCCGACTTTGCCAAGGCTGGCGCCAATATCATCACATTTCATCCTGAAGCATCAGAACATATAGATCGTTCGTTGCAATTGATCCGCGACCATGGTTGTAAAGCAGGCTTGGTATTTAATCCGGGCACGCCGCTGGATTTTCTGGATCACGTCATGGATAAACTCGACATTATCCTGATCATGTCCGTCAACCCCGGCTTCGGAGGCCAGTCCTTTATCCCTGAAGCGCTGAGAAAAATCGCTATCGTCCGTCGCCTGATTGATGACTCTGGTCGCGATATCCTGCTAGAAGTCGATGGCGGCATCAAAATTGACAACATCGCTGCTGCTGCTGCTGCTGGGGCAGATACATTCGTTGCCGGTTCGGCTATTTTTGGTAAACCTGATTACAAAGCAGTCATCGATGCAATGCGTGACGAGTTGGTAAAAGTATGTCGTTAA
- a CDS encoding phosphoglycolate phosphatase, translating to MSLSSAVAATNAHTAMALTGIAAAIIDLDGTMIDTAPDFQVAINLMRVDFDLPPLTLQTVINFVGKGSENLIRRVLAVDYPAAEVEVHFDAALASYQRHYLAINGNCATLYPGVIEGLQQMQEMGLRLACVTNKPIAFALPLLEKTGLRDFFELVYGGDSFARKKPDPMPFLEVCRQFDLAPAQIVAIGDSSNDAQAARAAGCRVLTVPYGYNHGASIQDVDSDGIVATLLSAAQLISL from the coding sequence ATGTCGTTAAGCAGCGCGGTGGCAGCGACTAATGCACATACTGCAATGGCGTTAACTGGCATTGCAGCGGCGATTATTGATTTAGACGGCACCATGATTGATACGGCGCCGGATTTTCAGGTTGCGATTAATCTCATGCGGGTGGATTTCGATCTGCCGCCGCTGACTTTGCAGACCGTGATCAATTTTGTCGGAAAAGGATCAGAAAACCTGATTCGTCGCGTCTTGGCCGTCGATTATCCGGCGGCAGAGGTTGAGGTGCATTTTGATGCCGCGCTAGCATCGTATCAACGCCACTACCTTGCCATTAACGGTAATTGCGCAACGCTATATCCCGGTGTAATCGAGGGATTACAGCAAATGCAAGAGATGGGCCTGCGGCTGGCCTGCGTCACGAACAAGCCAATTGCGTTTGCGCTACCGTTGTTAGAAAAGACCGGATTGCGCGATTTCTTTGAGCTGGTTTATGGCGGCGACTCCTTTGCCAGAAAAAAACCAGACCCGATGCCTTTCCTTGAGGTTTGCCGTCAATTCGATCTGGCACCGGCGCAAATAGTCGCGATTGGCGACTCTTCAAACGATGCCCAAGCCGCCCGTGCAGCGGGTTGTCGCGTATTAACGGTGCCGTATGGTTACAACCATGGCGCGTCTATACAAGACGTCGATTCCGATGGTATAGTAGCCACGCTGCTTTCTGCAGCACAGCTTATTTCGCTATAA